GTTAGAGAAAATTCTGGATCGTTTGAATTGATAACAAATTCATCGTCACTGGTTTCGGAAAGAGATTGAGAGGAAATAAAGCAAAGCGTTACGTCCTGTCCTTTAAAATCAACCCATAAAATTACTGCAGGTCGGAGTTTAGTTTGAGTAAAGTCAGAAAAAGGAAAAGGGACAAGCACAATATCACCTTTACTCAGTTGCATTGATAGGTTCTCCGTCCTCAGAGGTATATATGTCGGGTTCTTCTGCTAGAAAGTCTAAACTATTACTATAAAGACTTAATGCAATTAAATCATTGGTTGAAGGGTAAGTATCTTCAAAAAAAAGCTTTTCTTCTAGCATTGCTTGTTCCTCTTGAGACAGTGAACGAATAGCTTGAATAAGAGATTCAATAAGTTGGGTGTTCATTAGTCATTGCTTAATTGTTTCAACTTGATGATGTGCTTTGCTATCTACTTTAACAAAAGACTAATCGCGCTTCCCCCTTCATCCCCAAAACAGCGATTGCCGTAGGCAAGTAGCTTCGCTACATCGCGCTACTTTCTCTCATCCCAAACCCTAATCGCGCCTCCTTCTCATTCCAAGTAGCAATTAACTTCATTATGACTAAAGGTGTGATAACCTAAAACGATAATTAACTGCTACTAAATCCAAGAAGTTGAAGACAGACAGCCTTTTTTACCACCTCTTCCAGATACGGCCACAATTATTTTTTGAACTTCTTTCTGACTCATCTCAAGCTGCTTGCAATTATCAGTTTACCTCGGTAGAAGTTAAGCAATTAGCGTTTCGCATTGACGGTATCTTTTTTCCTAGCAGTGGCAACAAAAAAGACCCATTTTATGTGGTAGAAGTGCAGTTTCAACCTGATGAGCAACTTTATTCTCGCATTTTTTCTGAACTTTTTCTATATATCAAACAATATCAGCCTGTGCATCCTTGGCGAGTGGTAGTGATTGATCCGACTCGCAGTGTAGAAAGAAATAGTGAGCCTCATTTCCAGCCGTTGTTAAATTTAGAGCAAGTGAGGCGAATTTATCTTGATGAATTAGAGGAAGGGAAAAATAGTCCTTTGGGGGTGCGCTTAGTGAAATTAATTACTTCAAAAGAAACGGAAGTTTCACAACAAGCGCAAAGCCTATTAGAGTCAGTTTCTAGAGAGGTAGAGGAGACCAAACTTAGAAATGATATCATAGACCTAATCGAGAGTATTATGGTTTAGTGCGACCTGAACTGGTCGGTTAAAACGGTGTAACCTTTACACCACAGGGTTTTCCACCCCTGTCCTTCGTGGAAAGCTCTCCTCATTTGGAGAGTGGCGACGCTCTTAGTAAGTAATGAACGGAGTGGAATGCACGCCCCTAACGCAACGGTTGCTGGCAGGGATTAACTGGTTTCCGTGCTAGAAGGAGAATTGGAAGGATGAACATAGTCTAAGCTGATGATTAAACTGCGTTATAGAACAAACAGCCAAATTATCCCTGACAGGCTGTGACCAAAAGGTAAGAAGGGGGTCTGTACGTTTAATCCTCGTATAGACGTGGAAACAAACCCCTTCCGCAGAAAAGTCAGCCATCCTAACCAATTCGTATGTTTAGCCGATACAACAGGGTAAGCCCTACTAGGTCTTCAAGAAGGTCGGTTCTTGGAGTAGGGAGGAGGTAACAAATCCACAATTCCTAGGAGGGTAAAAGATGAGGCAAAAAGCGAGTGCGTAATTCTGGGGTTTCCCCAGAATGTAAGACGCACTCAAGACGCGAATGCCAATCTGTAATGGGTTGGATAGAGGTTGAAACATTACCTCTGAGCGAAAGCAATAGCCGACTTGCCTTGGGTCTTATACGAAAGAGAAGTTTACAAGGGTAACGAACCCAAGAAGAAGTTAGATGTCAAATCCAAGTTTGACAAATGGACTAAGGGGACAGATTACAGATTGGGGTCAGATCAACTGGCGTAAGGTCAAAAGGTTCTAAATACGAGCAAGTAGCCAAGATGCAAAAGCATAAATGTCCTATCTGTGGTGATAGCCTCTATAACGGAGAAGAAATCGAAACCCACCACATAGTACCTGTGAAGGAAGGTGGCTCAGACGACGTTGAGAATCTAGTCCACTTGCACAAAGCGTGCCATAAACAGGTACACAGTACGAAAACCAAGACAAAGGCTGGAAGTAAGAGCCTCAGCGGTATGATTGGAAACAGTCACGTACCGTTCTTAGGGGAGGGGAGAGAGGCGACTCTCGAACCTTACCCGATTAAGTTTCCACAGATGAGTCGGAAGGAGATTGCTGCCATGTTAGGGGTTGATGATTTAAAACAAACAAGATTTTATCAAGAAGTATTTACGGAAGGGAAACAGGAAGGAAAACTAGAAGGGAAACAGGAAGGAAAACTAGAGGCAGTATCAAGAATGCTAGACTCTGGTGTTGATTTAAATACGATCGCGCAGTGGTTGGATTTACCTCTAGAGATGGTAAAAAAGAGCGATCAAACAAACTAGCAATAACTCAGTTAAAATAATTTAAGTGACCACAAAACGGGTAAAAAATTGGGGTATAGATTGTATTTAGATGTTTGTTGTCTAAACCGCCCTTTTGATAATTGGCAACAAGAGCGAATCAGGCTAGAAGGAGAGGTTATCTTAACGATCATTGATCGGTTTCGTCTTCAACAGTGGCAATTGGTTACTAGTGAAGCCGTAGAAGTAGAATTAGAAAAACTCAATGATATGGATAAACGGAAAAAGTTTTGAGGCTTTTAGAATTGAGTACAATTCAAGTCAACTTGAACGTTCCCAAGAGTTAGAAAAATTAGGTTTTGGGTTATACGATTCTTTTCACATCGCTTGTGCAGAAGTAGCTGAAGCGGATTTCTTACTAACTACTGACGACCGTTTGCTTAAAAGAGCCATTAGCTATAAGAGCCGTTTAAATGTCGTTGTGGATAATCCAGTAACTTGGTTAATGAAAGTGTTTCAGCAAAAAGGAGAAACTTAAAATGATACCAACTGAACTTAGACAACAAGGATATCAAGCCCTCATTGATCGCTTAGGTGCAGTCAATGCCATTCGGTTTCTACAAGATGTTGGTGGAGGAAGTGGTGACTATAGTGAATGGTACTATCGACTAAATCAAAGATTGTAGTCGTAGCTTCTTTTGATCCTTTAACCAGACCAAAACCGCCATTCTCGGTTGAATCTAGGGACTTTTGCCATAGATCCACTGGAGATGATTTCTCTCCCCAGTCAAACTGTCGTACTAGCCAATCAAAGTGGAAGTCGTACAGATACTCTAATTATAGCACACTACTGGTCTCGCTAACTACCGACCAAATCGGATATTGTGGTCGTAGGATGCGCGAGACCCTTACTCAAACAGTGATTACTACTTATTCAGTACCATCTTTGCCCATCGGTTGATTACCGATATAATATGAAAAGAATGAAGATTAATTAAAGACCAAACTAATGTCTAATTTAAGCCTGAGTAATCTTGACCCTGATTTAGAGAAGCGACTTCAAATTATAGCATCTCATCATGGTCGTTCGATTGAGGAAGAAGTAAAAGTAATTTTAGAAGAGATGCTTATGGCGAGAGATCAGGTTGATAATCTTGCTGACTTAGCAAGGTATTGGTTTGGAAACGATGGTGTTGAATTGGAGACACATCCGTCAGTGTTTCCTCAAACAGAAGCAGAATTAGACTGTGATTATTTTAGACACTAATGTTATTTCTGAGATGATGCGTCCTCAGCCAAATTTTCAGGTAATGTCTTGGTTAAGAGGATTTCCTGTGGAAGAGTTAGCAATTACTGCGGTTAGTATAGCTGAAATTTCTTATGGTTTAAAACGTTTACCAGAAGGTCGTCGCCGTGATTCCCTTCAATGGCGATTTCAGATGTTTATCGCTCAAGGATTTAGTAATCGTATTTTTCCTTTTGATGAAAAGGCGGCAGAGGTTTATGCCGATATTATCGTTAATCGACAACAAAAAGGAAAACCAATTGAAGTAATGGATGCTATGATTGCTTCCATTGCGCTGCTTAAAACAGCAACTTTGGCAACTCGTAATGTTTCTGATTTTCAAAACTGTGGTTTAGAATTGATCAATCCGTGGGAATCTTCCAGTGAAATTTAATCTTGATCGCGCTTCCCTCACCCAAAACCCGATCGCGCCTCCTCCCTCATCTCAAAACCCCGATCGCGCCTCCCTCCCTCACCCTAAACCCGTTTGCGTAGCATAGGCGGTAGTCTAATCGCGCTTTAAGAATCACTAATTTGGTAAAATTTACACAATAAATTGAGAAAAATTGAATTATGTCCACCTCTAACCCCAAAATTAAATCAGAAATTCTTTTTGAAGTGACTCTTTCTTTTAAAGATGCCATTTCCGAATTATAAAATTTACTTAGATGCCTGCTGTTTGAACCGCCCTTTTGATGATTTCAGACAAACTCGAATTTATCTAGAAGCAGAAGCAGTAATGATAATTCTACAAGAATGTCAACTGGGAAAATGGCAGCTCATTAATAGTACAGCTCTCAATGCTGAATTGAATCAAATTCGTGATTTAGAGAAGTTAAAAGCAATTCAAAAAATTTTGGAAATTGCTACAATCCAAGTAACTCATGATAATCAAATTTATCAGAGAGCTTTCCAATTTCAAGAAATGGGATTCACAGCCTATGATGCGTTTCATTTGGCTAGTGCAGAAAGCAGTAAAGCTGATATATTTTTAAGCACGGATGATCGATTAATTAAGAAAGCAAGAAGATACACTCAAAAGATACAGGTTGCAGTTGACAACCCTACACAATGGTTAAGTCAAGTTATGCAAAAGGAGCAAAATAATAATGATGAAAACTAAAGAAGAAATCCTTCGAGAAGGTTATAGTGCTTTAATAGGGTCTCTAGGTGCAACTGATGCGATACGTTTCCTTCAGCATTTTCGTTCTGGTCAAGGGGATTATACAAAAGAACGCCGCCAATGGTTGGATAATAAGTCTTTAATGGAAGTTTGGGAGGAAATGGAACAAGTTTCCAATGAGCCAAAATAATTGCGCTTCCCCCCTTACCTCAAAAACCCGATCGCGCTTTCCCCCTATCCCAAAACCCGATCGCGCTTTCCCCCTATCCCAAAACAGCAAGTCTGATCCCCCCCTTCAAAAAAAGGGGGGTTAGGGGGGATCTAACCCATCGCGCCTCCCCCTTCATCCCAATAGCGCAAAAAATTTTCCCAAGGGTGATCACTTTCTTGATCAATCTGGGTAAGTTACCACTAACGAGATAAATAACATCCCTCGAAACAAGACATTAGGGACTTGCGAAAAAATGAATTACCCAGGAAACTAGAAGAGATGATATTGGTAAAAAGAGGATGCAAGAGTTAAACGAACAGTTCAAAAGAACTCTTAAAGATGCAGCGAGAAAATTAACAGGAGAGAAAAAACGAGTGTTTGTCGCTCAGGTGTGCCTTGACTACTTTCAAGGTTCAGCCCGTCGGACAGAAAGGCAAATGGGTTGGGGGAGAGTGTGTGTTCAAAGAGGTCTTGACCATCTGGAAAGGGGAATCTCCTATCAGGACAAGTATCAGGAGCGGGGTCGGAAAAAAAGCGAAGAAAACTTGCCCAATTTAGGAAAGGAGATTCGCGACCTAGTAGAGGAACAATCTCAAGCCGACCCAAAATTCCAAACCACATTTCAGTATAGCCGCATGAGTGCTCAAGCGGTGAGAAATGCTCTGATTAGGGAAAAAGGATACAGCGATGAACAATTACCAACCCGACAAACAATTGGAGCAATGTTAAATCGCCTCGGCTACCGTTTAAAAAAACCTTAAAAACCAAGCCATTGAAGAAAATCCCTGAAACTGATGCTATTTTTGAACAAGTGGCAACAGCTAATCAAGCGGCCGATGATGACCCAACCGTCTTACGCATCTCAATTGACTCGAAAGCCAAAGTCAAACTAGGAAACCTCTCACGGGGTGGGAAAGACCGTCGCCAAGCTCCCCCTCAAGCCGATGACCATGATACTCAATGGCACACGACTCTACTTCCCTTTGGGATTCTTAACCTCCGTACAGACAACTTAGCTCTTTACATGAGTGAGTCCCCTGAAACCTCAGATTTCATTGTTGATTGTCTAGAGCACTGGTGGAAAAGCAATCAAGGAAACTTTCCCGAGGTTAACACCTTAGCCATTAACTTGGATGGCGGCAGTGCTACCCGTTCCAATCGCACTCAGTTCATCAAAAGGATTGTAGAATTTTCTCGTCATTACCAGCTCCAGATTCGCTTAATTTACTATCCTCCCTATCATAGTAAATACAATCCCATTGAGCGTTGTTGGGCTGCCCTTGAACAATTCTGGAACGGAGCGATTCTGGACTCTATTGACACGGCTCTGAGATGGGCAAGTAAGATGAGTTGGAAAGGTTCTCAGCCTGTGGTTCACCATGTCACTAAGCTTTATCAAACTGGTGTCAAAGTTGACCCTGAGTCTTTAGCAGACTATCGGGTTGATTGGTATCCTTCAGAATCTCTGCCCAAATGGTCAGTTACTGTTGGTTCGTTCTGATGGGTATTCTTTTTTCTTGCAAGTCCCTTAACGCTCATCAAGAGGAAATTTGCTATGAAAACGAACTTACAAACAAAACTTCTGCAACTTCTTAACCAGAAAAATCGCCAGAAAGGTTTTACCCTCATTGAACTCCTAGTTGTCATCATTATTATTGGTGTTCTTTCTGCAGTTGCTCTCCCCACCTTCTTAGACCAAGCTGGACGAGCCAGACGAGCTGGCGCTGAATCTATCATTGGTGCAGTTAACCGTGCTCAACAAGCCTATCGGGTTGAAAACACAACATTTGCAGGGGCGTTTAGTGATTTAGAACTAGGTTATGATAGTGATAACCCCCCAGAAGCTGAAGGCTATGAAGGGTTTGGTATAACTGGTGATACGGATGCCGGAGGGGTTATCGCAGTAAGCGCCAGTGTAGCTGATCAGCGTAGCGTCTGTGGTGTTGCTACTACTACAACTACAGCTATTTTCACTTGTGGCGATACTGATGATGCCGGCGACACTGGTAATCCCCCTAATTCACTACCTACTGAGGATAGTTGAAACTAATTAAAAATTAGCTAATTGCTTAGGAAATATGTAGAAGCAGGGCTTTTTCGCACCCTGCTTTTTAAGTAATATGATTTCATTTTAACTCTAGGATTGAGATATATAGCAAGATCAAGATAGAAGCTAAGAGAACTAATCGCCATGAAATTCAAATTACTGTATCTAACTGGCATCAGTCATTCTCAGCAAAATAAAGGGCTTACCATAATTGAGCTTTTAGTTGTTATTATTATGATGAGCATTATCTCCGCACTAGCTTGGCCGATTTATCTGTCCCAAGCTGGTAGAGCAAGAGAGTCAGCAGCGCGAAGTCTCATCGGTAAAGTTAATCGTTCCCAACAAGCTTACCGTCTCGTTAATGGCACTTTCACAGAAGACTATTCTCAATTAGAAGATTTTGAAACCCTTCCTGATCCTGACGGTTATTCTTTTGCTGAAACTATGGAAGTAACAAATGATCAAGCAATTGTCGAGGTAGAAAGCAATGATACAGCTTCTCAACCTCATCTATGTGGAATTGCTACTTTTACGAGTACAGAAATTCAAGAAAATAGTACATTTGGTAATGGAAACTGCCCTTAAAAATAACAGGGTCGTTTCATTTTCCTCAAATTACAGTCAGGTGGCGAGATGGGGAGACAAAAGCCCTTTCCAGCTTAGTTTACGCTTCGTTCTAGACTTTAGGAAAAGAAAGCAATTTCGCAGTTTTTTTTATAACATTTTGATAAATTATTGCTAATATACGATCCCCCCAACCCCCCTTAGTAAAGGGGGGCGAAGGGGGGATCTACTGTAACCTAACTTTTTGAAAATGGTATTACTAAGGGGAAGCCTTCGGCACGGCTTTCAGCCTACGCAAGTTCAGTTCCCTTTTACAAAGGATATCGTATTGCCGTATTGCTATAATTAATACAGAATAAACCAAAAATTATTTGTAAAATGTTTTAACTAATATGGTGAGTCTGTCTAAACAAGTTATTAATAGCACAGTCACAATAACCATCGCTACGTTTTCTTTTTTAGGGGTTATTTTCTTACAACTTAACTTATTAAGAAATGGAGAAACGGATCAAACCACCCTCAGCTATTCTCAACAAGAAGACTGGGAAAGAACGCAATTAAGGGACTTGCGAAAAAATGAATTACCCAGGAAACTAGAAGAGATGATATTGGTAAAAAGAGGATGCAAGAGTTAAACGAACAGTTCAAAAGAACTCTTAAAGATGCAGCGAGAAAATTAACAGGAGAGAAAAAACGAGTGTTTGTCGCTCAGGTGTGCCTTGACTACTTTCAAGGTTCAGCCCGTCGGACAGAAAGGCAAATGGGTTGGGGGAGAGTGTGTGTTCAAAGAGGTCTTGACCATCTGGAAAGGGGAATCTCCTATCAGGACAAGTATCAGGAGCGGGGTCGGAAAAAAAGCGAAGAAAACTTGCCCAATTTAGGAAAGGAGATTCGCGACCTAGTAGAGGAACAATCTCAAGCCGACCCAAAATTCCAAACCACATTTCAGTATAGCCGCATGAGTGCTCAAGCGGTGAGAAATGCTCTGATTAGGGAAAAAGGATACAGCGATGAACAATTACCAACCCGACAAACAATTGGAGCAATGTTAAATCGCCTCGGCTACCGTTTAAAAAAACCTTAAAAACCAAGCCATTGAAGAAAATCCCTGAAACTGATGCTATTTTTGAACAAGTGGCAACAGCTAATCAAGCGGCCGATGATGACCCAACCGTCTTACGCATCTCAATTGACTCGAAAGCCAAAGTCAAACTAGGAAACCTCTCACGGGGTGGGAAAGACCGTCGCCAAGCTCCCCCTCAAGCCGATGACCATGATACTCAATGGCACACGACTCTACTTCCCTTTGGGATTCTTAACCTCCGTACAGACAACTTAGCTCTTTACATGAGTGAGTCCCCTGAAACCTCAGATTTCATTGTTGATTGTCTAGAGCACTGGTGGAAAAGCAATCAAGGAAACTTTCCCGAGGTTAACACCTTAGCCATTAACTTGGATGGCGGCAGTGCTACCCGTTCCAATCGCACTCAGTTCATCAAAAGGATTGTAGAATTTTCTCGTCATTACCAGCTCCAGATTCGCTTAATTTACTATCCTCCCTATCATAGTAAATACAATCCCATTGAGCGTTGTTGGGCTGCCCTTGAACAATTCTGGAACGGAGCGATTCTGGACTCTATTGACACGGCTCTGAGATGGGCAAGTAAGATGAGTTGGAAAGGTTCTCAGCCTGTGGTTCACCATGTCACTAAGCTTTATCAAACTGGTGTCAAAGTTGACCCTGAGTCTTTAGCAGACTATCGGGTTGATTGGTATCCTTCAGAATCTCTGCCCAAATGGTCAGTTACTGTTGGTTCGTTCTGATGGGTATTCTTTTTTCTTGCAAGTCCCTAAACACTCTTGCTAACGCTCCGACTTTTGGGTTTGATAATATGGTTGCTAACTGGGCTTATTTACGCTCTCTACAATACTTTGGAGATAAGCCAGCACGACGTGAAACAGGATACTCCTTATTACCAAAATATCTAGAAGTAATTGCCAAACAAGACCCCCAATTTATACAAGCCTATCGTTTTATTGCCCCCGTTAGCTCAATTTATGCAGGTCGTCCCCAAGAAACTATACACTGGTTAGAGCGTGCCCTAGAAGAAATGTCTCCAGAAGCTCCCTTAGCTTATGTGGTATGGGTTCATAAAGCCCACGATGAACTCTTATTCCTTGGAGATGCTCAAGCTGCATCTAAATCCTACAAAATGGCTGCGGAATGGGCTAGCAAGAATCCTGATACTGAAAGAAATGCAAATAGTCTCCGCCGAACTGCTGAATTTATAGAAGAAAAC
This window of the Euhalothece natronophila Z-M001 genome carries:
- a CDS encoding prepilin-type N-terminal cleavage/methylation domain-containing protein translates to MKTNLQTKLLQLLNQKNRQKGFTLIELLVVIIIIGVLSAVALPTFLDQAGRARRAGAESIIGAVNRAQQAYRVENTTFAGAFSDLELGYDSDNPPEAEGYEGFGITGDTDAGGVIAVSASVADQRSVCGVATTTTTAIFTCGDTDDAGDTGNPPNSLPTEDS
- a CDS encoding type II toxin-antitoxin system PemK/MazF family toxin, whose product is MQLSKGDIVLVPFPFSDFTQTKLRPAVILWVDFKGQDVTLCFISSQSLSETSDDEFVINSNDPEFSLTGLKLTSKVKVSKIITLERKLLRRRLGKLGEQQLNLLNQTLVKVFDLK
- a CDS encoding type IV pilin protein, coding for MKFKLLYLTGISHSQQNKGLTIIELLVVIIMMSIISALAWPIYLSQAGRARESAARSLIGKVNRSQQAYRLVNGTFTEDYSQLEDFETLPDPDGYSFAETMEVTNDQAIVEVESNDTASQPHLCGIATFTSTEIQENSTFGNGNCP
- a CDS encoding FitA-like ribbon-helix-helix domain-containing protein — encoded protein: MSNLSLSNLDPDLEKRLQIIASHHGRSIEEEVKVILEEMLMARDQVDNLADLARYWFGNDGVELETHPSVFPQTEAELDCDYFRH
- a CDS encoding PIN domain-containing protein, which translates into the protein MIWINGKSFEAFRIEYNSSQLERSQELEKLGFGLYDSFHIACAEVAEADFLLTTDDRLLKRAISYKSRLNVVVDNPVTWLMKVFQQKGET
- a CDS encoding type II toxin-antitoxin system VapC family toxin, which codes for MIILDTNVISEMMRPQPNFQVMSWLRGFPVEELAITAVSIAEISYGLKRLPEGRRRDSLQWRFQMFIAQGFSNRIFPFDEKAAEVYADIIVNRQQKGKPIEVMDAMIASIALLKTATLATRNVSDFQNCGLELINPWESSSEI
- a CDS encoding ISAzo13-like element transposase-related protein is translated as MKKIPETDAIFEQVATANQAADDDPTVLRISIDSKAKVKLGNLSRGGKDRRQAPPQADDHDTQWHTTLLPFGILNLRTDNLALYMSESPETSDFIVDCLEHWWKSNQGNFPEVNTLAINLDGGSATRSNRTQFIKRIVEFSRHYQLQIRLIYYPPYHSKYNPIERCWAALEQFWNGAILDSIDTALRWASKMSWKGSQPVVHHVTKLYQTGVKVDPESLADYRVDWYPSESLPKWSVTVGSF
- a CDS encoding Rpn family recombination-promoting nuclease/putative transposase, encoding MKTDSLFYHLFQIRPQLFFELLSDSSQAACNYQFTSVEVKQLAFRIDGIFFPSSGNKKDPFYVVEVQFQPDEQLYSRIFSELFLYIKQYQPVHPWRVVVIDPTRSVERNSEPHFQPLLNLEQVRRIYLDELEEGKNSPLGVRLVKLITSKETEVSQQAQSLLESVSREVEETKLRNDIIDLIESIMV
- a CDS encoding HNH endonuclease, producing the protein MQKHKCPICGDSLYNGEEIETHHIVPVKEGGSDDVENLVHLHKACHKQVHSTKTKTKAGSKSLSGMIGNSHVPFLGEGREATLEPYPIKFPQMSRKEIAAMLGVDDLKQTRFYQEVFTEGKQEGKLEGKQEGKLEAVSRMLDSGVDLNTIAQWLDLPLEMVKKSDQTN
- a CDS encoding PIN domain-containing protein, giving the protein MPFPNYKIYLDACCLNRPFDDFRQTRIYLEAEAVMIILQECQLGKWQLINSTALNAELNQIRDLEKLKAIQKILEIATIQVTHDNQIYQRAFQFQEMGFTAYDAFHLASAESSKADIFLSTDDRLIKKARRYTQKIQVAVDNPTQWLSQVMQKEQNNNDEN